The Hymenobacter sp. GOD-10R genome includes a window with the following:
- the msrB gene encoding peptide-methionine (R)-S-oxide reductase MsrB: MLRWIDVLKFAKYSNPEPPRRVEKTEAEWQAQLTSAQYRVLREKGTESPYRNAYCRSYEPGVYACVGCGSLLFNATEKYHAISGWPSFTQPMAKNAIKYAFDDSYHMQRIEALCNVCDGHLGHVFPDGPEPSGLRYCMNSESMVRLDQ, translated from the coding sequence GTGTTGCGCTGGATCGACGTCCTGAAATTTGCCAAATATAGCAACCCCGAACCGCCCCGGCGCGTGGAGAAAACAGAAGCGGAATGGCAGGCGCAGCTTACGTCTGCGCAGTATCGGGTGCTGCGGGAGAAGGGCACCGAGTCGCCGTACCGCAACGCGTACTGCCGTTCCTACGAGCCTGGTGTGTATGCCTGCGTGGGCTGCGGTAGCCTCCTGTTCAATGCCACTGAGAAGTACCACGCCATATCTGGCTGGCCTAGCTTCACACAGCCAATGGCCAAAAACGCCATCAAGTACGCCTTCGACGACAGCTACCACATGCAGCGCATCGAGGCGCTCTGCAACGTCTGCGACGGCCACCTAGGTCACGTCTTCCCCGACGGCCCCGAGCCAAGCGGCTTGCGCTACTGCATGAATTCGGAAAGTATGGTGCGGTTAGATCAGTAG
- a CDS encoding L,D-transpeptidase family protein: protein MVVNIPAYSLQVIRGAQVVASYRVVVGKADTPTPELYSQLTYFQAAPEWRVPHSIAVGEMLPQLRRAPNYLDRHGYKLYTAGGERANPYRINWKQVTPETFRYQVRQAPSGRNALGRVVFRFVNPYSIYLHDTPTKAAFRANNRALSHGCIRVEKPLELARFLLQRDDAAQAIKRVKDLQTSLSQNRTQVFSLKAPVPLYVRYLTCEAEGSQLRQLPDVYQWDNALAQAWNTGPSALAGVGAGQ from the coding sequence ATGGTGGTTAATATCCCGGCGTACAGCCTGCAAGTGATACGCGGCGCGCAGGTGGTGGCAAGTTACCGGGTGGTAGTTGGCAAAGCCGACACCCCAACCCCGGAGCTGTACAGCCAACTCACGTATTTTCAGGCAGCGCCGGAGTGGCGTGTGCCGCATAGCATTGCCGTCGGCGAGATGCTGCCTCAGCTGCGCCGCGCGCCCAACTACCTCGATCGGCACGGCTATAAGCTGTACACGGCGGGTGGAGAGCGAGCCAACCCGTATCGCATCAACTGGAAACAGGTAACCCCCGAAACGTTTCGCTACCAAGTGCGCCAGGCACCATCAGGCCGCAACGCGCTAGGGCGAGTGGTGTTCAGGTTTGTGAATCCGTATTCTATCTACCTGCATGATACACCCACCAAGGCTGCCTTTCGGGCAAATAACCGGGCGCTGAGCCATGGCTGCATTCGGGTGGAAAAGCCGTTGGAGCTAGCGCGTTTTCTGCTGCAACGGGATGATGCCGCTCAGGCCATTAAGCGCGTAAAAGACTTGCAAACGAGCTTAAGCCAGAACCGCACGCAGGTATTTTCGCTGAAAGCACCGGTGCCCTTGTATGTGCGCTACCTTACCTGCGAGGCAGAAGGCAGCCAGCTCCGCCAATTGCCCGATGTGTACCAATGGGATAATGCGCTCGCGCAGGCTTGGAACACAGGGCCTAGCGCTCTTGCTGGCGTTGGGGCAGGCCAATAA
- a CDS encoding phytanoyl-CoA dioxygenase family protein, whose protein sequence is MNTEQLVEQSVAATTQPAYDVAQIMGSLYGDGIIGFKGAFSREWAQQLGEDIAKLYEEALKRPGGAIGRGPKRHYVEIHPEDIRGFVELATHPWVVAVCEAVLGPEYKIVEIGFDVPNPGAVHQPWHRDFPAPEDTIVGRRLNSLAFNLTTVDVYEDMGPFEIAPGTQWDLPIGFEHGMFPPKSNSPRYEQRAQRKMPQMGDISARSALTIHRGTANNSDKPRPALVLGVDAPGANNAERHDLQITHAFYTTLPESLKQHLTCRLVDALEPIVQGHTIEGLMMGEA, encoded by the coding sequence ATGAACACAGAACAGCTAGTAGAACAGTCGGTAGCAGCAACTACCCAACCCGCCTACGATGTAGCCCAAATTATGGGCAGCCTGTACGGCGACGGGATTATCGGATTCAAAGGGGCTTTTTCGCGTGAGTGGGCGCAGCAGCTAGGGGAGGACATTGCCAAGCTGTACGAGGAAGCCCTGAAGCGCCCTGGCGGCGCCATCGGGCGCGGACCTAAGCGCCACTACGTTGAGATTCACCCAGAAGACATCCGCGGTTTTGTGGAGCTAGCAACGCACCCATGGGTGGTGGCCGTTTGCGAGGCCGTGCTAGGGCCAGAATACAAGATTGTGGAAATTGGCTTCGACGTGCCCAACCCCGGCGCCGTGCACCAGCCCTGGCACCGCGACTTTCCCGCGCCGGAAGATACCATCGTTGGCCGGCGGCTCAACTCCTTGGCTTTCAACCTCACAACGGTGGATGTGTACGAGGACATGGGCCCGTTTGAAATTGCCCCCGGCACGCAGTGGGACTTGCCCATCGGCTTTGAGCACGGCATGTTTCCGCCCAAGAGCAACAGTCCGCGCTACGAGCAGCGGGCCCAGCGCAAGATGCCGCAGATGGGTGACATCTCGGCTCGTTCGGCCCTGACCATCCACCGCGGCACGGCGAACAACTCCGACAAGCCTCGTCCAGCCTTGGTGCTAGGTGTCGACGCGCCGGGCGCCAACAACGCGGAGCGGCACGATCTGCAAATTACCCATGCCTTTTACACCACCCTGCCCGAAAGCCTTAAGCAGCACCTTACCTGCCGCTTAGTCGATGCGCTGGAGCCTATTGTACAAGGCCACACCATTGAGGGATTGATGATGGGTGAGGCGTAA
- a CDS encoding FG-GAP-like repeat-containing protein, which yields MQTPLLLSGILLLTLNAQAQFQVQQFDPARNANAAPCATTVRLTYSQDVYPSTAANVRVFSQQAGGRKAGIATVTGRTITFNPTTNFKPGETVLVTSPASVLSSTETPSKPWVFQFTTQAKPSVGTFVAGPEAALGFSPSSMAVADVDGDGDLDILATNSSPNWVSVHLNNGKGGFSEDWTESGVGRGPKSLHTADFDNDGDLDFVVISGGGNGANATVCLNDGTGHFPSHTSVDVSFTTTTDRIVTIGDVDGDGNQDLIIAADRGLFVSLNNGAGRFGALSPKLALGQATAVDMTIADIDNDGDLDLLVATTSAHQLRVLLNNGAGQFSSAYEVNLPASPSALAAADVDGDGDLDALVATYASTTAPGAVTLLRNNGSGLLNNEVAIPVGKTPSGLALADVEGDGDLDLLTANDTEGTVSLCRNDGQGTFSAGSELAAGNYAAGVLAADIDGDGDLDLLTRNRIADKVRVLFNGSSVLAAASGQAVEAAHVYPNPAQGAFTVAYTAAAAQPATLTLADPLGRLVFQQSVRLVAGHNQFPLSAATLPQGIYHLTLTPGESLAISQKIMITH from the coding sequence ATGCAAACACCCTTACTGCTGAGCGGCATTCTCCTTTTAACACTAAACGCGCAGGCCCAATTTCAGGTACAGCAGTTCGACCCGGCCCGTAACGCCAACGCTGCCCCGTGCGCCACGACCGTGCGCCTGACGTACAGCCAGGATGTGTACCCGAGCACCGCCGCCAACGTGCGCGTATTCAGTCAGCAAGCAGGCGGGCGCAAAGCGGGCATCGCTACGGTGACAGGCCGCACCATTACGTTTAACCCCACCACGAACTTCAAGCCGGGCGAAACCGTGCTGGTCACCTCTCCCGCTTCGGTACTCAGCAGCACCGAAACGCCCAGCAAGCCCTGGGTATTTCAGTTTACAACCCAAGCAAAACCTAGCGTGGGCACGTTCGTGGCGGGCCCCGAGGCAGCGCTGGGGTTCAGCCCGAGCAGCATGGCGGTGGCCGACGTCGATGGGGATGGCGACCTAGATATACTGGCGACAAACAGCAGCCCTAACTGGGTGAGCGTTCACCTGAACAACGGCAAGGGCGGCTTCAGCGAAGATTGGACGGAAAGCGGCGTGGGTCGGGGCCCCAAAAGTCTCCACACCGCGGACTTTGACAACGACGGTGACCTAGACTTTGTCGTGATCAGCGGAGGAGGCAACGGTGCTAATGCAACGGTGTGTTTGAATGATGGCACGGGGCACTTTCCGAGCCATACGTCAGTAGATGTTAGTTTTACCACCACTACCGACCGGATCGTTACCATCGGAGATGTCGACGGCGACGGCAATCAGGATCTGATCATCGCTGCTGATCGGGGCCTTTTTGTCAGCCTGAATAACGGGGCGGGTCGCTTCGGTGCGCTGAGCCCGAAGCTAGCCCTCGGCCAAGCCACTGCCGTCGACATGACTATCGCCGACATCGACAACGATGGCGACCTAGACCTGCTGGTCGCGACTACCTCCGCTCATCAACTTCGAGTGTTGCTCAATAACGGGGCGGGTCAGTTCAGCAGTGCCTACGAAGTGAACCTACCCGCGTCGCCGTCAGCCCTTGCCGCCGCTGACGTGGACGGCGACGGCGACCTAGATGCTCTCGTGGCAACCTATGCTAGCACCACCGCGCCGGGCGCGGTAACACTGCTGCGTAATAACGGTTCTGGACTTCTTAACAACGAAGTTGCCATACCCGTAGGAAAAACGCCCAGCGGCCTAGCCTTGGCTGACGTAGAAGGCGACGGTGACCTCGATCTGCTCACCGCCAACGACACCGAGGGTACTGTAAGCTTATGCCGCAACGATGGCCAGGGCACCTTCAGCGCCGGCTCGGAGCTAGCCGCCGGCAACTATGCAGCGGGTGTGCTAGCAGCCGACATCGATGGCGACGGCGACCTAGATCTGCTGACCCGCAACCGCATAGCCGATAAGGTCCGTGTCCTTTTCAACGGATCTTCTGTGTTGGCGGCGGCTTCGGGCCAGGCGGTGGAGGCCGCTCACGTGTACCCCAACCCCGCCCAGGGTGCTTTCACGGTGGCGTACACCGCTGCCGCTGCCCAGCCCGCCACGCTTACCTTGGCTGACCCGTTGGGGCGCTTGGTATTTCAGCAATCGGTGCGGTTGGTGGCAGGACATAACCAGTTTCCGCTCTCGGCCGCAACGCTGCCACAAGGAATTTATCACCTCACGCTTACCCCCGGCGAATCGTTAGCGATAAGCCAAAAAATAATGATTACGCATTAA
- a CDS encoding glycoside hydrolase family 43 protein: protein MHTPDDHIYQEAQLSPMTVDEINKLTERARALPPSGDQTRVLVTDGEDPWVITYQDHLYYCTVDRTKQKIMVAKFSELGEMADAELVQVWPGKQGVTPTFVEIWSPELQVIDGQLFIYFALYNAKLGEERLYVLQALSNDPQGEYELQGKLEVPTDRWAIDGSVLLLNNGEKYFIWSGWEGFTNTSQNIYIAKMRDPWTIASDRVCISRPEYDWEKHGYPHVNEGPQALARNGRIFIIYSASGSWTDDYCLGQLTYLGGDPLDPAAWRKEPQPVFSKTDTIFGPGHASFVQIEGQDYIVYHAARSSQAGWARQIRAKPFTWNADGSPYFGKPE, encoded by the coding sequence ATGCATACTCCCGACGACCACATTTACCAGGAGGCGCAACTGTCGCCCATGACGGTAGATGAGATCAACAAGCTGACGGAACGAGCGCGGGCGCTACCACCCAGCGGCGACCAAACGCGCGTGCTGGTAACCGACGGCGAAGACCCGTGGGTAATCACGTATCAAGACCACTTGTATTATTGCACGGTCGACCGGACGAAGCAAAAGATCATGGTAGCCAAGTTCTCCGAGCTAGGGGAGATGGCCGATGCTGAGTTGGTGCAGGTGTGGCCCGGCAAGCAGGGCGTTACGCCAACGTTCGTCGAGATTTGGTCGCCGGAGCTGCAAGTAATTGATGGGCAGCTATTCATCTATTTCGCTCTCTACAATGCCAAGCTAGGAGAGGAGCGGCTCTACGTGCTACAGGCGCTATCCAATGATCCGCAGGGCGAGTACGAGCTGCAAGGCAAGCTAGAAGTCCCAACGGATCGGTGGGCCATCGATGGTTCGGTGCTGCTGCTTAACAACGGCGAGAAGTACTTCATTTGGTCGGGGTGGGAAGGCTTCACCAACACGAGCCAGAACATTTACATCGCCAAAATGCGCGACCCCTGGACCATCGCCTCCGACCGGGTGTGTATCTCCAGGCCCGAGTATGACTGGGAAAAGCACGGCTACCCGCACGTGAACGAAGGCCCACAAGCCTTAGCACGCAACGGCCGCATCTTTATCATCTATTCCGCCAGCGGCAGCTGGACCGACGACTACTGCTTGGGGCAGTTGACCTACTTAGGTGGCGACCCGCTCGACCCCGCTGCCTGGCGCAAGGAACCCCAGCCAGTCTTCTCCAAAACCGACACCATTTTCGGCCCCGGTCACGCCTCGTTCGTGCAGATTGAAGGGCAAGACTACATTGTGTACCACGCCGCCCGCAGCAGTCAAGCCGGCTGGGCCAGGCAGATTCGGGCCAAGCCCTTTACCTGGAACGCCGACGGCTCGCCCTACTTTGGCAAGCCGGAGTAA
- a CDS encoding DUF5916 domain-containing protein, which translates to MLLTSTLRCFLLLLGTIGGLQLAVAQTPATTPATGTAAAVPAPKRQLQAVRIREAIKLDGVLDEAVWQQAPIATDFIQQRPNPGVPEKNKTEVRVLYDDAALYVGAIMHDSSPDSILREITQRDQFGNTDIFSIFLDTYHDQLNGYNFTVTTSGVQLDGRYSPAGGEDFNWNAVWDARTSQRGTDWIAEMRIPYSAIRFSNAPEQLWGLNFARQRKRDNAQFFWNEVKPAVNGFVNQWGDLRGVRDIKPPLRLSLTPYVSAYVNHNPLNAADTRRTTTSFNGGADLKWGINESFTLDATLVPDFGQVQSDNQVLNLSPFEVQFNENRQFFTEGTELFNKGNLFYSRRVGATPVGFYNVGLGAHEKVLRNPAETRLLNATKVSGRTSKGLGIGLFNAVSSEMYATVRNEETGDDRRVLTQPLSNYNIFVLDQSLKNNSYVSLINTNVTRAGSTYDANVTGGLFRFANKKNAYAVDGSLIYSRRRGMSFGTEKNIDDRDGYKYTLGVGKISGNFTWSVNHRIESATYNPNDLGILFGNNNITQTVDLAYRKYKPFWKVNNMSFFWEIGHSLLYQPTRYQNFYVYHGFNTTFTKSFLQVGYDFDTNPTSYDFYEPRVAPLGRYVVRVPGNTGIVFFLNSDTRKKLSYGINAGNRVYALDGRLPRPRRFNYSFGFYPRYRVNDHLTFRYSIDWSLAQNQIGYVNGGLNDDEPLDQPFKGQILLGRRDVATVSNVVSVAYTFNNRMSFTLRTRHYTSNVRYADFTTLAPNGDEQLADYRRNRDNTYNAFNVDAVYAWWFAPGSQVSIVWKNAGYTSLLAEEATPQFFNNFNNTINTPHNNSLSVKVLYYLDYLTFKRHK; encoded by the coding sequence ATGCTACTTACCTCTACACTACGTTGTTTTTTGTTGCTCCTCGGTACGATCGGTGGGCTTCAACTAGCAGTAGCCCAAACTCCTGCCACCACACCGGCCACGGGTACTGCCGCTGCGGTGCCCGCCCCGAAGCGCCAACTGCAAGCCGTGCGCATTCGCGAAGCCATTAAGCTCGATGGCGTGCTCGACGAGGCGGTGTGGCAACAGGCGCCCATTGCCACCGACTTCATTCAGCAACGCCCCAACCCTGGCGTGCCGGAGAAGAACAAAACGGAGGTGCGGGTGCTCTACGACGATGCCGCGCTCTACGTGGGCGCCATCATGCACGATTCGTCGCCGGATTCTATCCTGCGGGAAATAACCCAACGCGACCAGTTTGGCAACACCGATATCTTCTCGATATTCCTCGACACGTACCACGACCAGCTCAACGGCTACAACTTCACTGTGACCACCTCCGGCGTGCAGCTCGATGGCCGCTATTCGCCCGCCGGTGGGGAAGATTTTAACTGGAACGCCGTGTGGGACGCCCGCACCAGCCAGCGCGGCACCGATTGGATTGCCGAAATGCGTATTCCGTACTCGGCTATTCGGTTCAGCAACGCGCCCGAGCAGCTGTGGGGCCTCAACTTTGCCCGCCAACGCAAGCGCGACAACGCCCAGTTTTTCTGGAATGAAGTGAAGCCCGCTGTCAATGGCTTCGTGAACCAATGGGGCGACCTGCGCGGTGTGCGCGACATCAAGCCACCGCTGCGTCTCTCGCTCACGCCCTACGTGTCGGCCTACGTGAACCACAACCCGCTGAACGCTGCTGACACGCGCCGCACGACTACCAGCTTCAACGGTGGCGCTGATTTGAAGTGGGGCATCAACGAGAGCTTCACCCTTGATGCGACGCTAGTGCCAGATTTCGGGCAAGTGCAGAGCGACAACCAAGTGCTCAACCTCTCACCCTTCGAGGTGCAATTCAACGAGAACCGCCAGTTTTTCACCGAAGGCACCGAGCTATTCAATAAGGGCAACCTGTTCTACTCGCGGCGAGTGGGCGCCACGCCGGTTGGCTTCTACAACGTGGGGCTAGGTGCCCACGAAAAGGTACTGCGCAACCCCGCCGAAACACGCCTGCTGAACGCTACCAAAGTATCGGGGCGCACGAGTAAGGGGCTAGGTATTGGGCTGTTCAACGCCGTGTCGAGTGAGATGTACGCCACCGTGCGCAACGAGGAAACCGGTGACGACCGCCGCGTGCTAACCCAGCCGCTGAGCAACTACAATATCTTCGTGCTGGATCAGTCGCTAAAGAACAACTCCTACGTGAGCCTGATCAACACCAACGTGACGCGGGCCGGCAGCACCTACGACGCCAACGTGACCGGCGGCTTGTTTCGCTTTGCCAACAAGAAAAACGCCTACGCCGTGGATGGCAGCCTGATCTACTCGCGGCGGCGCGGCATGAGCTTCGGTACTGAGAAAAATATCGACGACCGCGACGGCTACAAGTACACCCTAGGGGTGGGCAAAATCAGCGGCAACTTCACCTGGAGCGTGAACCACCGCATTGAGTCGGCCACGTACAACCCCAACGACCTAGGTATCCTGTTCGGTAACAACAACATCACCCAAACCGTGGACCTAGCGTATCGCAAATACAAGCCCTTCTGGAAGGTCAACAACATGTCCTTTTTCTGGGAAATTGGCCATTCACTGCTGTACCAGCCCACGCGCTATCAGAACTTCTACGTGTATCATGGCTTCAATACCACGTTCACCAAGAGTTTCCTGCAAGTCGGCTACGATTTCGACACTAATCCCACTTCCTACGACTTCTACGAGCCGCGCGTGGCGCCCTTAGGCCGCTACGTGGTGCGGGTGCCCGGCAACACGGGTATCGTGTTCTTTCTGAACTCAGATACGCGCAAAAAGCTGTCGTATGGCATCAATGCCGGCAACCGCGTCTACGCCCTCGACGGACGGCTGCCGCGCCCGCGTCGCTTCAACTACAGCTTTGGCTTCTACCCGCGCTACCGCGTCAATGACCACCTCACGTTTCGCTACAGCATCGATTGGAGCCTAGCCCAAAACCAGATCGGCTACGTCAACGGCGGCCTCAACGACGACGAGCCGCTCGACCAACCGTTCAAGGGGCAGATATTACTAGGGCGGCGCGACGTGGCAACGGTGTCTAACGTGGTGTCGGTGGCCTACACCTTCAACAACCGCATGTCGTTCACGCTGCGCACGCGCCACTACACCAGCAACGTGCGCTACGCCGACTTCACCACCCTAGCTCCCAACGGCGACGAGCAGCTAGCCGATTACCGCCGCAACCGCGACAATACCTACAATGCCTTCAACGTGGACGCGGTATACGCGTGGTGGTTTGCGCCCGGCTCCCAAGTGAGCATCGTCTGGAAAAATGCCGGCTACACGTCGCTGCTCGCCGAAGAGGCTACGCCCCAGTTTTTCAACAATTTCAACAACACCATCAACACCCCGCATAATAACTCGCTGTCGGTGAAGGTGCTGTACTACTTGGATTATCTGACGTTTAAGCGCCACAAGTAA
- a CDS encoding NIPSNAP family protein: MKMKVTLARPWLSKTSLLLLLLVALLTTQTHQATAADRELYQLKIYHLKDKQQEDRVDAFLKDAFLPELHKLGIQRIGVFKPIGNDTAADRRIMVLIPYKSFNQLQSVTERLEQSPSFGSNQGYWTAAYDNPPYKRLETIQLQSFADKIQLQAPPLKGQRAERVYELRSYESPNEKLHLNKVQMFVKGDEVGLFKRLGFNAVFYARVMAGSHMPNLMYMTTFENQAARDEHWKTFGADPEWKKLSALPEYQHNVSKNEQMFLHPTDYSDY, encoded by the coding sequence ATGAAGATGAAGGTAACCCTAGCTCGCCCGTGGCTGAGCAAGACCAGTCTGCTATTGCTGCTCCTTGTGGCGCTGCTAACGACTCAGACCCACCAGGCAACTGCTGCTGACCGCGAACTATACCAGCTCAAGATTTACCACTTGAAGGACAAGCAGCAGGAAGACCGAGTCGATGCGTTTCTGAAAGATGCCTTCCTGCCCGAACTGCACAAGCTAGGTATCCAAAGGATTGGCGTTTTCAAACCCATCGGCAACGATACGGCTGCCGATCGGCGCATTATGGTGCTGATTCCCTACAAGTCCTTCAACCAATTACAAAGCGTAACCGAACGCCTAGAACAAAGCCCAAGCTTCGGCAGCAACCAAGGCTACTGGACCGCTGCCTACGACAACCCACCTTACAAGCGATTGGAAACCATTCAGCTACAATCTTTCGCGGATAAAATTCAGCTGCAAGCGCCCCCGCTAAAAGGGCAACGCGCCGAGCGGGTGTATGAGCTGCGCAGCTACGAAAGCCCCAACGAAAAGCTACACCTGAACAAGGTCCAGATGTTTGTGAAAGGCGACGAAGTAGGGCTATTCAAACGCCTAGGTTTCAATGCGGTCTTCTACGCACGGGTCATGGCAGGTAGCCACATGCCCAACCTGATGTACATGACCACTTTCGAGAACCAAGCAGCCCGCGATGAGCACTGGAAAACCTTCGGCGCTGACCCAGAGTGGAAAAAGCTCTCTGCTTTACCCGAGTACCAGCATAACGTCTCCAAAAACGAGCAGATGTTTCTGCACCCAACGGATTATTCTGACTATTAA